GGGCGCGCCTCCACGGCCACCTCGCAGTCGCCTACCCGGAAAGTCACGGTTATCCGCTCCATCGTCTCCCTCCTTGGTTATGGGCCCCCGGCCCGTTTCCTCTCTCTATTCAGTTGGTCGGACGAGGAGGGATTTCGTTCCGGATTTTTTCGAAAGGAGCCGAAGAGGGGCGGGAGGAACGTCGGGAAGGGCACGCGGACCGCGGGATTACTCGACCACGTTCCCGGCGGTTTCGGCGAGAAGCGTGTAGATCTCGCGCATCCGGACCCCGGCTTCCGCCAACCTGGCCTTGTTGAGGAAGACCGAATACACCGTGGTAGAAACGATGGGGAGATCGGCGATCGGTTCCCCGGCCAGCAGTCGGCGGGCGTAGTCGGCGGCCACGTCGGCCTGTTCCCGGGAGGAGACGGCGATCGCCATCATCCCCCCGTCCCTGACCATGAACCCGAAACTGCCGATCTCGGGGACGGGGCTGTTGGCGATGGTCCAGCTCATGACCTCCCCGGGGGGTACGATCTCGTCGGAGCCGGGAGACCGGCGGAGCGTGTGGTAATGGGTGTAGAGGATGACGTCGGCCCACCGGTCGGCGCCGGCCACCTCCTTCTTCCAACTCTCGAAATCGCCGACCATCACCTCGCGGGTGCAGGCCAGGGGCGACCAGTCGTACTCCCGGAACTCTTCCTGCATCAGGGAAGAGGTGAAGGAGGAGTCGCTCAAGTGCATGAACCGTTTCGCCCCGGGGAAGCAGTACGGGATGACGTCGATGAGGATGGAGGGCGAGATCCGCTCCAGGATCCCGGTGACGTTGGGGCTGCCGACGTAACCGTAGCGCTCGGGGGAGGCGTTGACCCCGCAGAATACCACGCTGGGGCGCGAGCGCCCCGCATAGTCGCGCCCCACGTACTCCTGGGCGTTGTCGTCGACCGTGACCAGCACGTCCGGGTCCCACGATTCCACGATCTTTTCGACCTCTTTCCCGGCCGCTTCCTTGAACTCCGGGGAGGGGTGACGCTTGGTGTCCATGTAATGGAGGCGGACGTCGACGGTGGAGGTGGACAGTTTCTTCTCCAGTTCGTCGGCGATCTCCTTTTCCCAGGAGAACTCGGGGTGGTAGCTGAGCACGATCAGCACCCGCTGGCGGTGCGAAGTGACGTACGCCACCAGGAGCAGGAAGCCGATCCCGAAAATATAGGGGAGCACCCCGCGGTTCCGGCAGGACCTGGTGCTGTTTTTCGACGACGCGGTCATTTATTGCAGCAGGCCCAGTACCTTCCAGAAATAGACGCTGCCCAGGAGGGCGGCGACGTTGATGAAGTTGGCGAGAACGTTGAAGGGCGCGGCCTGGCGGTGGGTGAAGAGCCTCCCCTCGGTGGCGTGGTAGAGGGTAAGGTAAAAGGTCGACTGGTAGGGGAAAAAGGCGCCGCTGCACAGAACCAGGACGCAGAAACCGACCACCCAGGGGTTGACCCCGTTCGCCTC
The window above is part of the bacterium genome. Proteins encoded here:
- a CDS encoding ABC transporter substrate binding protein, with product MTASSKNSTRSCRNRGVLPYIFGIGFLLLVAYVTSHRQRVLIVLSYHPEFSWEKEIADELEKKLSTSTVDVRLHYMDTKRHPSPEFKEAAGKEVEKIVESWDPDVLVTVDDNAQEYVGRDYAGRSRPSVVFCGVNASPERYGYVGSPNVTGILERISPSILIDVIPYCFPGAKRFMHLSDSSFTSSLMQEEFREYDWSPLACTREVMVGDFESWKKEVAGADRWADVILYTHYHTLRRSPGSDEIVPPGEVMSWTIANSPVPEIGSFGFMVRDGGMMAIAVSSREQADVAADYARRLLAGEPIADLPIVSTTVYSVFLNKARLAEAGVRMREIYTLLAETAGNVVE